In a genomic window of Aeromonas veronii:
- a CDS encoding DUF1232 domain-containing protein has product MSRKHWLIWQRLRRLYQGFRHPGTPWWAKGLVILILLYGISPVDLIPDVVPLLGWFDDVTLLLGLLWGWERCLPPAVRRDLEQAP; this is encoded by the coding sequence ATGAGCCGCAAACACTGGCTTATTTGGCAACGACTGCGTCGTCTCTATCAGGGCTTTCGCCACCCCGGTACCCCCTGGTGGGCGAAGGGCCTGGTGATCCTTATCCTGCTCTATGGCATCAGTCCGGTGGATCTTATCCCCGACGTGGTGCCTTTGCTGGGTTGGTTCGATGACGTGACTCTGCTGCTGGGGTTGCTGTGGGGTTGGGAGCGTTGCCTACCTCCCGCAGTGCGCCGCGATCTGGAACAGGCCCCCTAG
- a CDS encoding DedA family protein, which translates to MDLILFAIDFILHVDVHLKELFENYGVWVYAILFLIIFCETGLVVTPFLPGDSLLFAAGALTVGSVLDVHTLAGVLIIAAVLGNVVNYTIGHFFGEQLFRKPDSKIFRRDYLEKTHAFYAKHGGKTIIVTRFLPIVRTFAPFVAGMGAMTYPRFLAFNLVGGLLWVLSFVYAGHFFGNLPVVRHNFTLLIFGIIGISLLPMVIGAVKAKMGTAKA; encoded by the coding sequence ATGGATCTGATCCTCTTTGCAATCGATTTTATCCTGCACGTTGACGTGCATTTGAAAGAGCTGTTCGAGAACTATGGCGTCTGGGTTTACGCCATCCTGTTTTTGATCATCTTCTGTGAAACCGGGCTGGTAGTGACGCCGTTCCTGCCTGGTGACTCCCTGCTGTTTGCCGCCGGAGCGCTTACCGTGGGCAGCGTGCTGGACGTCCACACCCTGGCAGGCGTCCTGATCATCGCGGCCGTGCTGGGCAACGTGGTCAACTACACCATCGGTCACTTCTTCGGTGAGCAGCTGTTCCGTAAGCCGGATTCAAAAATCTTCCGCCGAGACTATCTGGAAAAGACCCACGCCTTCTATGCCAAGCATGGCGGCAAGACCATCATCGTCACGCGCTTCCTGCCCATCGTGCGTACCTTTGCGCCGTTCGTGGCAGGGATGGGGGCCATGACCTATCCGCGCTTCCTGGCGTTCAACCTGGTTGGCGGTCTGTTGTGGGTGCTCTCTTTCGTCTATGCCGGTCACTTCTTTGGCAATCTGCCGGTGGTGCGTCACAACTTTACCCTGCTGATCTTCGGCATCATCGGCATCTCGCTGTTGCCCATGGTGATTGGTGCGGTCAAGGCCAAGATGGGCACAGCCAAGGCGTAA
- the uvrB gene encoding excinuclease ABC subunit UvrB produces MSKLFKLASQFQPAGDQPTAIAQLLDGIESGLAHQTLLGVTGSGKTFTMANVIATLNRPTMILAPNKTLAAQLYGEMKEFFPDSAVEYFVSYYDYYQPEAYVPTTDTFIEKDASINDHIEQMRLSATKALLEQRDVVIVASVSAIYGLGDPQAYLSMMLHLKVGDVINQRDILRRLAELQYTRNDMAFQRGTFRVRGEVIDIYPAESDKLALRVELFDEEVERLSQFDPLTGAIEQTVVRYTIYPKTHYATPRETILGAIEHIKEELRSRREQLLSLNKLVEEQRIRQRTQFDMEMMQELGYCSGIENYSRYLSGRAPGEPPPTLFDYLPGDGLLIIDESHVTVPQIGAMFKGDRSRKETLVEYGFRLPSALDNRPLKFDEFEALMPQTVFVSATPGPYELEKSGGDVVQQVVRPTGLLDPEIEVRPVTTQVDDLLSEIRKRVAVEERVLVTTLTKRMAEDLTEYLAEHDVKVRYLHSDIDTVERVEIIRDLRLGKFDVLVGINLLREGLDMPEVSLVAILDADKEGFLRSTRSLIQTIGRAARNLNGKVILYGDTITNSMKVAIEETERRRALQHAHNLKHGITPKGLNKSIGDVMDMGGSRTAGKPGKGMRKAAEPQGEYHVRSASEIAKEIKRMEEQMFQHARDLEFEQAAALRDQIQRLRGELIAS; encoded by the coding sequence ATGAGCAAATTGTTCAAGTTAGCCAGCCAGTTTCAACCCGCTGGGGATCAGCCCACGGCGATTGCCCAACTGCTGGACGGCATCGAGTCGGGGCTGGCCCATCAGACCCTGCTCGGGGTGACCGGTTCGGGCAAGACCTTCACCATGGCCAATGTCATCGCCACTCTGAACCGCCCGACCATGATCCTGGCACCCAACAAGACCTTGGCCGCACAGCTCTATGGCGAGATGAAGGAGTTCTTCCCCGACAGCGCGGTGGAGTATTTCGTCTCCTATTACGACTATTACCAGCCCGAAGCCTATGTGCCGACCACCGACACCTTTATAGAGAAGGATGCCTCGATCAACGATCACATCGAGCAGATGCGATTGTCGGCCACCAAGGCGCTGCTGGAGCAGCGCGATGTGGTGATCGTTGCTTCGGTGTCGGCCATCTATGGTCTGGGGGATCCCCAGGCCTACCTCAGCATGATGTTGCACCTCAAAGTGGGGGATGTGATCAACCAGCGGGATATCCTGCGTCGCCTCGCCGAGCTGCAGTACACCCGCAACGACATGGCCTTCCAGCGCGGCACCTTCCGGGTGCGCGGTGAAGTGATCGACATTTACCCTGCCGAATCTGACAAGTTGGCCCTGCGGGTGGAGTTGTTCGATGAAGAGGTGGAGCGCCTCTCCCAGTTCGATCCCCTGACCGGTGCCATCGAGCAGACGGTGGTGCGCTACACCATCTACCCCAAGACCCACTACGCCACCCCGCGCGAGACCATCCTGGGGGCTATCGAACATATCAAGGAGGAGCTGCGCAGCCGCCGCGAGCAGCTGTTGTCCCTTAACAAGTTGGTGGAAGAGCAACGCATCAGGCAGCGTACCCAGTTCGATATGGAGATGATGCAGGAGCTGGGTTACTGTTCCGGCATCGAGAACTACAGCCGCTACCTTTCCGGCCGGGCGCCGGGGGAACCGCCGCCCACCCTGTTTGACTACCTGCCTGGGGATGGCCTGCTCATCATCGACGAGTCCCACGTCACGGTGCCGCAGATCGGCGCCATGTTCAAAGGGGACCGCTCCCGCAAGGAGACGCTGGTGGAGTACGGCTTCCGGCTCCCATCGGCGCTGGACAACCGGCCGCTCAAGTTCGACGAATTTGAAGCGCTGATGCCACAGACGGTGTTTGTCTCGGCCACCCCGGGCCCTTACGAGCTGGAGAAGTCCGGCGGCGATGTGGTGCAACAGGTGGTGCGCCCTACTGGCCTGCTCGATCCTGAGATCGAGGTGCGTCCGGTGACCACCCAGGTGGACGATCTGCTCTCCGAGATCCGCAAGCGGGTGGCGGTGGAGGAGCGGGTGCTGGTCACGACCCTGACCAAACGGATGGCGGAGGATCTGACCGAATATCTGGCGGAGCACGACGTCAAGGTGCGCTACCTCCACTCTGATATCGATACGGTCGAGCGGGTGGAGATCATTCGCGATCTTCGCCTTGGCAAGTTCGATGTGCTGGTGGGGATCAACCTGCTGCGGGAAGGTCTCGACATGCCGGAGGTGTCGCTGGTGGCGATTCTGGATGCGGATAAAGAGGGTTTCCTGCGCTCGACCCGCTCGCTGATCCAGACCATCGGCCGCGCGGCGCGCAACCTCAACGGCAAGGTAATCCTCTACGGCGATACCATCACCAATTCGATGAAGGTGGCGATCGAGGAGACCGAGCGGCGCCGTGCCTTGCAGCATGCCCATAACCTCAAGCACGGCATCACCCCCAAAGGGCTCAACAAATCCATTGGCGATGTGATGGACATGGGAGGCAGCCGCACGGCAGGCAAACCAGGCAAGGGGATGCGCAAGGCCGCCGAGCCGCAAGGGGAGTACCATGTCCGCTCTGCCAGCGAGATTGCCAAAGAGATCAAACGAATGGAGGAGCAGATGTTCCAGCATGCCCGGGATCTGGAGTTCGAACAGGCTGCGGCGCTGCGGGATCAGATCCAGCGGCTGCGCGGCGAGTTGATCGCGTCATGA